Within the Rosa rugosa chromosome 2, drRosRugo1.1, whole genome shotgun sequence genome, the region tgctcacacgaccatgtatcacgcacctcatacattcgtatatgccaacgcatatcagtgcaactcacatttgttgcccaatgcaacaagcattctacatatgcctatttttttgtctttgttgtgcaggttaacgagttcCTTCTttcttacggagttcggggacttgtaggggctccgtgccgcccggttacttatgcttgatgacttcgtgGTTAtgactccccaaccaagaagctcctcttacttggggacttcggggacttgtagatacctactagcatgactagtttgctatctcaccaagcataagtaacacgctctttgggacacccacaagccatggtgaggcccaaccgctacttgcatcttgtagccctatgttcaagctacgctacggtatccggaagtcacaaatccgtcgccgggaagccacctttccggccttgcaaagttgccttcacaaacatgcttttctagactagaatagtaactttgagtcccacatctaaaaaaatgtaaaggagaagcattccttcacctataaaaggaatgcctcctctcacttaaacatcatcccattacatgctttgtaatccctcttgggccgcaaggctcaacacactagtataagctttcaagtggacgtagtctcccgctaaggcagagacgaaccactatacatctcgtgtcaatctctctctctctctctctctcacttaagctaactagagaccccctcggtcactaacgttaacagtgaTGGAACTAAagtattgagtttttttttttcctaccaCTCTAGTCTCACTAGTTTTTTCATCATAGGTTCTTAATtgatttattattttctttagtttggaATAGTAATCTTTCATATGTttcattttcaaattttctAGATCTCTCCTAATAGTTTGTAGTTTGACAGAACGTACCTTTGTTATATAAAACTCATCCTTTAGTAAATCTCAAGCTTCCTTTAATGTAGTAGCTCCCATGATTTTTGAAAAGTTTGCATCATCCACTGCTTATTGAATGGCGAAAAGTACATTTGCATCTCtttgttttatcttttttttttcttgccatAGTTACTCCATTCAAAAATGCTAACTTAATTCTGGATGATGAAATCAGACATTGGGTACGTAAGAGAATTTGCAACTTTTCATGGCGCGAGTCCTCGAAACGCAACCAATGGCAAAACCTAGTTAATTTGCTAGTACGTGTATCTAGACTGCACATCTCTCTATAGAAGGCTCGAAGTTGAAATTGAATGAGATGCATTTACTTGGGCTAGCATTAGGTCCCAAATGTGCCCAAATGCGCCGATGTCACCCCCTTTCATCTCTTGTCGAAGCCTTTTCCTTTGAGGCCTTGGTCTCTAAGATCAAACTGCACGAAGATAGATTCTCGGATTTTATGATCTATTTCGATGCAAAACAATTGTCGATGTCATTGAGGACGATGGTGTCAATGGGGAGATGAGACTAGGAAGTGGGAAAGAAATCATGTGAAAGAGCGAAACAAAATATATGATTCTATTGGGTTTCATATTTTAAAGTTGTATACTCAAATATGCAAGTGTTTTGTGCAGTgactaaaaagtcatttttatTACTTAGAAAAGAAAATCGAGAAGTATCGATTCACAATTTCGTTATTCAAAATGTATGATTCAGTTAGGTTTCACATTTTAAAGTTGTATACTCAAATATTGTGAGTATTTTGTGTCGTGCCAATCTCAAAATATTACAGCTAgactaaaaagtcattttcatTACTCAAAAAAGGAAATCGAGGAGAAATATCAATACACCAATGGCTATTTTTACGTAGAAATCTAAGCTATGAAATATGAAAAAGTCTATTTTTACTGAGGCGCGTGGAGTAAATCACTGTTTTCTTATAATACAGAGAGAGATCACCAAGAAGGCCCAAAAGGAGGCACACACTCGtcatcgatctctctctgtTGGTTTTCGATTCGATTCTGCGCCGGCCTTTCTTGTTCGTGTTCGCTCTCAAATTTTTAGGTACGAATTTCACTTTTGGGATTCTCAATTggaattcaattgaaggaattgGGAATTGAATTGGTGCTCTAATCGTTTTGGGTTTGGCATGTAGCTACTGTTTAAAGTtaaattattgatttttttgatgaaattctGATTCTTCGAGCTGGTTTTCAgttcatatgttttttttttttttcaaaattttggttGTTTTTTCTTACTGGAAAGTTGAATTAAGTTTCAGTTATGgtagtattagatttatatgGTAGAACATTgtcgaaactctcttttaagtGCAAAGAATACTCCCAGGTTCAACTTCATGTTCTCAAAACACTGCTGTATATGTCCTGCCCAATCTACATGCATGACAAATTAtaggaatgaaaagaaaaaaacagctGTTTTCAAAATCATAGACTGTAAGAAATAACAAATGTTGTTGTGAAATGTTGTGTGCTGCACAGTTAAAACAAACTAGCATCAAATTAAAAACACAAATCTTCCTGCAAGGTACGTATTAAACACTTGCAAGATTTGTACTGGTCAATCTAGTTTCTTAATTGGTTTTGTTCTTCacattttgatttgatttgatttgatttttctcCTAAACCCAAAGTTTTCATGTCACTGTTGTGTGCCTTTCATGTCAGCATACTGTCAGACTTGGATAAATCAATTCTCAAGTATTTGTGTTTTAAGACCTCCTCCTGAATTGGATAGATTCAGGAACTCTTTCTTGTTTTTGGATTTAAATCTATACGCATTATTTACTTACCTTATATTTCTATGAATGTTTTATGTTTCATTGTTGTTTTAGGAATTTAAACTAAAAGCATTATTTGCTTACCTCTAGAATTCTTAGGCAGCCTACAAGTATTTGGAATTATCCAATCTGTTTTAGTGGAAAGACAGACTTGATTGATAAGACTAAACCTCCTaaatctctttcttctcttccaAGTTCTTCTATTATTCTTTCTTCTCCATACCTAAGTTCTCTGTTTCCATGCTCCTACATCAGTCGCTGGATTCCATTTGCATTGTAATTTGGAAGCCTACTATACTGCCTAAGTTGCTGTTTCATACTTTACAGGGTTTTGGGATGAAAATCAGTAAAACAGAGGTGAATTTGAAGAGGCTGCTTGCAGCTGCTCCTCAGCAACAAAACCAGGCAAAACTTTCGCATTATGTTGCTACTTTACGAGAACAGGTAGAGCAGCTAGCTGAAGAGAGAACACCGGAAGGGTTACCTAGAGTTTCAAAGGCTGTTTTGAGTGACTATTCAGAGAAGATCGAAGCCATAGCTTTGAAATTAGCTGCTCCGTTGCCTAATTTGCAAGAACCCCAGGAGTCCCTGGCAAGAATTTCGGTTAAAGCAAAGTCTTCTGAAACAGGAGACAATCAGAGTCCCCATTCTCCAGGTCTGAGAAGAAGATTTGTGCCCAACTCAAACAACCAAGATGGAACTCGTGAGACTCTTAGTGCAGATTCTTCGGCACCTGTCAAACTTGACGCTGCAGCTCAAGCACACATTGAAAAGCATAGGAGACTTCAGGAGGATTTGACTGATGAAATGGTTGGGTTGGCAAGGCAACTTAAAGAGACTAGTCTCATGATGAGCCACTCCGTGCAAAACACTGAAAAACTCCTTGACTCTACAGAGGAGGCTGTAGAAAGGAGCTTGGCAAGCACTGGTCATGCCACTGCACGGGCATCCGATATATACTCAAAGACCTCCAAGACTTCGTGTTTCACATGGCTTTTGATGTTTCTAATGACATGTATATTCATCATGGTGGTACTTTTAATTCGTGTCACTTAGAGTATCCTTAGGTAGGAAGACGAAGACAGGTTTCACATGGCTTTTGATGTTTCTAATGACGTGTATATTCATCATGGAGGTACTTTTAATTCGAGTCACTTTGTGTATCCTTAGGTAGGAACACGAAGACCGAGACACACAAAGAAATTAGAATTACAGACCTGGTTGCTGTTATACATCTGCCAATAATAATATAACTCAACGATGTTGTAGGTATACAGACCAAAGTACTCTGCGAATCAACAAGCGATAAAGAAACCTTCTAGATTTCCCCATGATTATTTGAAAAGACTTTCTAGAATCCAGGGATTCCAAAGTCATTCATGCGGGATAGAGTTTGCCATTTGCATTCTAGAAAATACGACGAAACTCTAGATAATGGTAATTGATTTGCGTGCAAAATCTTGACTTTGTTATGATATTGGATGAT harbors:
- the LOC133731944 gene encoding uncharacterized protein LOC133731944, with amino-acid sequence MKISKTEVNLKRLLAAAPQQQNQAKLSHYVATLREQVEQLAEERTPEGLPRVSKAVLSDYSEKIEAIALKLAAPLPNLQEPQESLARISVKAKSSETGDNQSPHSPGLRRRFVPNSNNQDGTRETLSADSSAPVKLDAAAQAHIEKHRRLQEDLTDEMVGLARQLKETSLMMSHSVQNTEKLLDSTEEAVERSLASTGHATARASDIYSKTSKTSCFTWLLMFLMTCIFIMVVLLIRVT